The DNA sequence cactcatcacacatcaaggtcatcacagcttcttagtaattaagtctttccagactatagtacactctggatgatgcaatcagtatgcaatagaggcaagacacaaatttcatttaaacaccaccaatacacaaatcccacattaacagactctactgtacattcaataTATTTCACAGAACCATAAATCTCTAGTTCTCTTTCATGCAAAACAAATCTGCAGCAGAAGCTCAGGAGGTTTTGCTGTGGGAGTTTGTAAAGCCTAaaggattgatgatgatgatgatgatgatgatgatgaagatagcATGTCTGTTGAATTTTTGGCATCAAACTTGAAATAAAGGAAAGGAGCACTGGTGAATGTGAACCATTATGCCATTGAagctttacaaaaaaaaacttgGACATAAATATTCCCTTTGTTTTCCAGGCTGGCATTGCTGAGAAACTGGGTCTTGCACATTACATGGAAACAATGATGATGCTTACATATTTAGAATATGCAGCACCAGTATCAGATGAAAAGGTCACTGTAACAGACACAAAAATGAATGATGTTCCAGTTCGTCTTTATGTCCCTAAAGAGAAGCCAGACTCCTTGAAAAGGGCAGTAATTTTTATCCATGGAGGTGGATGGTGTCTTGGAGGGACAGGTAAGCAGAAAGACCTCTTTTTTCTCTTGTTAGTATGGATCTTGAATTAAAAATAttgactgggtgcagttatttaaaaattatttatctcCTAATACCCAACTATCACCGTTTATTGACTGGAGATAATAGTCAAGTAAACTGCAGGTTGGATGGAGAGACCTAGTGTGGTGAAAACACCTGCCCATTTGTGAATTCACCTGGCACACTGGTCATTTTTGTAGTTCTGTAGATTGCAACCATTCATTTCTTCTTCTCAGATAGCAAAACATTTTCTAAGTAGGATAAAGTGGAAGCCCTGTAGAGAGgaaaatattcttttttaaaatattcacagaatggtgaagaaacatatttttaaagtattggcATACCCTGGtgagaatcttcacagtttgAGACTTATGCTACACAAAATTAaaccactttttttttcaaaaaaggaaataacagttccatgcagaaaatgatgttttctgtgcaaatcttCTCCATACTAAGTTCTGAATTGCAAATAGATTTCAAAAACTCTCTTGTTGAAGACTTTTTCACATTGgaagaaaattattaaaattaccaATTGTTTTCTTCAAGAAAAAAACTTAGTGAAAAATTACATTCCTAAATTAATATAGAGCTGCACCATTAAACCTTTCAACTTTGAGTCTTTTGAGCAATTTGTTACCTTCTCATTTACCATTTATTGCAACTTCAAACAGGTATTAAAGaaaatggttttgctgtgcagatgtgTACAAAGAAAAACCTCTTTGAGATCCAGATGTTGATTGCACAAACCACAAAGCATGATGCATATTAAGGGTTTTCTTTTGCATGCATAATTATATGAATATACATGTATGAGACTGTAATCTTTTGTGGTACTCAGAGATGAAAAGATGTCACCCAgcgtatataatattttaaaattacaaggCACATATCCAAAGTATAAAATAAAGGAATGGGGGAGATGTCATTTAAGATTATTTCTTGGATTGCAGTCAAGACACTTAGACATGGTTGATATAGTTCCACCTTTTAGATAAAGCAATTTGTGCAGTGGTTGTTTTCTGTTACCAAGGAATCACTGAACTGTAGAGATTCATAGAAAATGCTCAAAAAGTCACTGCTAAGAGAAATAGGAAACTGTATCCATTTGTTTTGTAAGAGCAATAAAATATGCTTCGTCATTTATTTTGTTGCAGCCATGAGTTCTTACGACCTCCTGTCAAGATGGACGTCTGAAAGATTAAATGCTGTCGTCATATCAATTGAGTAAGGAAGGCTGTTCCAAAGCGAAATTTTGGAGAATGCATATTCATTCTTGTTTTCTTTGTGCATCTGATTAAAATTATGAAAACCTAGAATGACAAGCACACATAATAATCCAGTATGGATTATGGATGGGGACGTTGATTTCCCTGACTTCTGCCACATTTAACCCTGCCTTTGATATAAAtgatgacttttttttaaaaaaaaatgagcagTTTCAACGCAATAATAGGCTTCTATATATTATGTCATTCCATGAGAATATGTATTTACttcattgtttatttattcattcatgtcCACGACATTGATTTGTGCCGAGAAACAGAACAGGATTTACAAATTCAGTCAACCCTCCAAGTTTGATGGGGTTAAAGGTACAGGAGtgaaaaaggaaattaaaaagtgaaatctctctctctctctctctctctctctctctctctctctctctctctctctctctctctctttataaaTGGCAAATGtataatttttttcttccttttggacTTATTCCACAAAGGTACAGATTGGCGCCAAAATATCATTTTCCGGTTCAGTTTGAAGATGTATATGCAGTGACAAAGTACTTCCTGCAAAGGAGTGTTCTTGAAGAGCACAAAGTAGATCCAGAAAGAGTATGCATTTCAGGAGACAGCGCAGGAGGCAACTTGGCTGCAGCTGTAACACAGCAGGTGAATAATATATATTTGATAGTAATGGTCCCAAAATGGATAGTTCCTTCTTCAACAAATTAAAGTTGTGGTTCCTTTCTATACAACCTAAGAATCCTCTGCAAAAGTATTTTGAGGTACACAAGCATGTTGGAAGAATCTGATATAAAGTGAGTTGTTGAAATAAAGGAAGAGCTGCCTTTCTTCCATGCATTGTTCCATTTCATGATCTAGTGATTTGCAAACTTGGATTAGTACCCATTTTTAagactgcaattcccacaatCTGTGCTCATAGGACAGTCTGACTAAGAATTTTGAGgtggatctaaactgccatataatctagtttctgaatccagattatctgctttgaactggattatatggcagtgtaggtggtcTGTGTAGCTACTGTATATAGCAGATGTTTGTGTGGATTTGGAAATATAAAATGCTCTAATTCTATTATATTTACCACCATTAGCTTGTTGACTCTTGTCTTATGCTTAAAGGCATCAGAGCAAAGAACATTAGGAAAAGCATTATAGATTATTCTCCTTTGATCCCCATGGAAACAGTGAGTGCCTAAACTTGCCCATCCATTGTGGCTTTCCCTGTGTGGAAAGCAAAATGATAAAAGAAGAAACATTCCTGTTCATTTGCAAAATCTACACACAAGGAAGAATCCTGATTTTCCAGAATCAGTACTTGCATGGAAAGTTTCCACATGGACAGGAACTTCTTTCCAGGTTGCCTCATACTGCATAAGGGAAGCAATGATAGATAGGGTAAGTAAGACTAGATGTGCTCTAGCAGTAGTATGAGTTTATTTACCTAAGTATGTTTACTGGTGAATAAATGCTACTGAATTTATTTGGTTAAAGATTTTGTTACTTCATTATTTATGATGAGCAACAGCTTGGATTTGGAGATTTCTGAATTTTAGAACTGCCTTAGCATAAGATGTATTATGGAAATAAGAATATTGAGTATCTTGGACCATGCTTCCTATGGAAAAATAGTGTTTTCAGGTAAAACTTTATGATGCAATCAATCTGTTTTATTCATTAAGCAGGTATGCTCATGTCCAGATGATGCCATGCCCCTACtacttcctccatctcttcttttTTTACAAGAGAAAATCCATTAGGAAATAAGAGGAAAAATAGAATGCCTTACTATTTTTAATACAATTTACTGTGCCTTACAACTGTTAGTATCCTTATCTAGAAGTCCTTAAACAAAGAATCCCTTAAACAAATGTATACACTGGACCTATTTGTACAGGCTTGAATAGCAGAAGCAGGAAACCTATTACCCTGCAATTCCTAATTCTCTTTTCTGCATATTACTGTAAAATATAAACTATTTTCTGTCTAGATAAATTCATTGTTTTGGAAAAAGAATATGAGAATCACGTCTCTTTTCTTTCTAAATTGTTATAGCTTCTAGATGATCCTGATGTCAAAGTTAAACTGAAGATCCAAGTTTTAATCTACCCTGCTCTTCAGACCATTGATATGAATTTGCCCTCCTATCAAGACAATAAAAACATGCCAATTCTGCCTAAATCATTAATGCTCAGATTCTGGAGTGAATACTTTACCACTGACCTCTCTCTAATGGaagccatagaaaccaaccaataTGTTCCTCCAGAATTTAGTCATTTATTTAAGTTTGTAAACTGGAGTGAGTGGCTACCTGAAAGGTTTAAAAGAGACCATGTTTATACCAGCCCAGTACCTGGAAAATCAAAGTTTGGACAGAAATATCCAGGGTTCTTTGATCCAAGAGCAGCACCTCTGTTGGTTGATGATGTCAAGTTGCGTGGATTGCCCCTGACATATGTTATCACATGTCAACATGATGTCTTGAGGGATGACGGACTCATGTATGTCTCACGCCTTAGAAAAGTAGGAGTTCCAGTGATACATGAACACCTTGAAGGTGCTATTCATGGAATGCTATTGATGAATTCAGGCCCATTATTTCTAAATGGGGGACAGATAGCAGTCAACAACTACATTGAGTGGCTAAATAAGAACTTATGAAGGAAACATGTCTGTGAATAGAATGGCTCTTTGGGCTCTGATTCACTCAGGCTTTGTTTTATActgttcttttcttcttcaaggaaCAAATTTCTCTTTTCAGTGAATTGTTTTGATATGATAATTCTTTGGATATTGTAATTGATATAGAATCATTTCCACCCTCTCTTTTGACAAGACAGagataattttgtttttttttgctccttcatcaaactgtttttaatttaaaattaaaaaatcccTATCAAACCTTTTAGTGTGAACTTGCTGTGTTTAGAGATGTGAAAGCTTGTGGAGAAAAATGGGAATAAAACTTTTTTCTGTCAGTGACTTCAAGAATTCTGGAAATTCTATATTTCTAGTTACACTGGGCTTCTGTGTTATTCTGGCTTGCCTAGGAGATAGTGGTATTTTGACTCTGTTACAGTTGTGAGGAAATGTTGACCACTAGAGGTATTGGTCTTCAACTCCTGTCAACCGTAGCCAGCATTACTTGATGACAGCTACAGAGTTTCATTCCCAAACTATATTAACCAAGCCTACACAAGCATCTGAAGTGTAAGAACTGTGCATGCAGAACTTTGCTATGACTTTCCTGTCATAACCCCAGGATTCACCAAGTTCTTGTGATAACTACCTCCCCAACCACACTTCCTATATCCATTCTATTGGAGAGTGAAGGAGTCAGAAAAGTAGATGCCAGACACAAAACCAAGGATATATTTCACTCAAATCTCAATGACCCTCTGCAAATGATGTTGTTAGTTTACCTCTGATGACTGGAACATAGACAGATGTTCTTCCATTCCTTTCTGCTCTCCACCAGCAATAGAATATCTGCTTGGGTTTCTATCACAACAATATAATGAATCTGGTGGTGATGGTGTTTTGGTTGTTGCAGAGGTAGGAAGGGCTTACCAACATTCACAATGATCAAACAAACCAATGtgattatgtgtgtgtatatatatatatatatatatatatatatatatatatatatatatatatatcacaaacaGCATGACATCCCAATGTCTAGTAAGTACCTTTTTGATACATGTGGGGACAATTTTGCTATGTTTTTGACTCCACCCCAGCATTGTTGTATGCTTATGTTAGGTCTTTcttaaaagcaaaaaataaattagAACAACCTGAGGGTGATGTGGTGATAATGTTCCCACAACTCTAGATGGCAGATgtattttaaatgaaaacaatCAAAGCTTTTCCCCCCAAAGAAAGGTTGTGAGGACCTTCTGTGGCCCAACAATGACCTTAATGGGCCACATGTTCCTTATCTCTGGTCCATTGgaaagctcttcctcatcctaACATTGTATACTGGATCTGTAATATGCACATGTGCTTTATGACATGTGCACAGCCAGCTTACACAACATTTCAAAACCACTGCACACCAAAATAAATagagaaacagaaaataaagatgCACTTTTTGGCACTAGAAAATCATTCCCCCAAACAGTGAGAAGTCTCAACTTAACCCTGTCCCAGCACATTAGCAAGatcatattcccttttaaaatatCTGTGAATACAAAAGGACAGAGCAAAAAAGAACTATAGTCTGACATTAGAGAATCTGAAAGGAGGCAATTGTAGCATTACACTAGAATAATTGGTTTAATTCGATTTTAACAAAGAAATGCCATACATGTGTAGGATTGCTGTTATTCTTAACTTCTATGACGTTGACTTTTATTTATTAATTGGAGACTTTTAAGTCACCCTTTTCTCAAGTGCTCTAtccaggtcttgcagattcagggccatgacttccttgattgaatctatccatctgaaaTGCGGTCTTTCTGTTTTCCTACTGCTTTTTACCTTATCAAGCATCATAGCCTTTTCTGAGATACTATTCCAGTAATGGGGCACATGGGCAGATTAATTACTATGGGAAAACTGACCTCCTTTGGACACCTTTGCTCCCTGGTGAGCCAGGATGTTTAAAATCATTTCTCGTCATCACAGTGGCTAAGCTAGATAGTGTCAGAAACCACTTTTTCAAAAACGGAAACAGTACATTGGAGATTAACCTTTACATAAGGGTCACAAATATGTACTTCTGTAGGAATACTTCTTCAATCAGAAGCCTTGTGCCTACTGCTAATGAAACACCATGCTGTCAGCTGAATACAGATTAAACAGGCCAggaacaaagagaagaaaaaagaatgacATAGCCTTTGTCTAACAGAAAGAACTCCTGTTTGTACAGTGGCCCAGTCTGTTTGGTTTACCTGAATACAACAGATCAGATAAGTCTGTCTCAGCCATGCCATGACATGAATCTATTGTGAATGGACCACTGTGGTGCTAGCTTTAGCTGTCAGACTGTGTTGTTACATAAACCGCATCAATTTGTAAAGTTATTGGTGTTGCAAAATTGTGTGTTGACTTTCTGCCATCTAGTGGACAATGGAGTGTTAGGAAATGGCAGAACACCTGGATGCTGATGCCATGAAaccttctccctttctctatggcctTTTGTAGATGAAAAAGATCATTTACCTATTGACTACAAGGCAGGGACGGGAAAATAAGGACAGAAATGAAATCTAGAATATGCCTAATTCAAAGTGTTCCAAGCTTATAAGGTCAAATTTCAAGTAAATTTTACTGAATTGTGGATTAAAGAAGTGCAAATCATGGATGCTATTGCATATCATGAGTTTGTATATATCATCAGAGCACACCATGGtacagtggtttaagtgttggattatgactcagGGTTTGAATAGCCACTTGGTCatgtgaccttgaacaagtcatattctctgagtttcagaaaaaggcaacgcaaactccctctgaacataTATTGCCTAGAAAAACCCCACAGTAAGTTGTTTTAAGAATTGCCATaactggaaattacttgaagacacaacaacaacaacacaagcttGCCaagagacaagttatgaggattCTGTAGTTGAAGTTTCAAAGAGACAATCCAGCTGAAAAATGTCAACTATGGAAAATGTTTGGGGTGTAATTTTTGAAGGAAACAATGAGTAATTTCATCAATTTACTTCCTGGTTCAAGAAACTCCAAAACCATGCAATTCAGTCCACTGTTGGCAGCAGACATCAGTTCAGTACCGAAATGTCTTTAGAGTTTTAGCCTAATGGAACTGTGCTTTCCAAGATTCCACTTTATTCTGCATGGTTAGATATCATCTAGGATGTTGTCCACAGTTGTGAATGCTGcatgtatttacatatttatttataaatatttataaaccACTTACAGCAGAAGAATTCAAAGCGGCACACAGCAACATTTATATGATTGTACACAAAACAAAATTTCAATACAATTTTCCATGCAGTTTGGAAAAAGATTAAACAGGGAATGGGTGTAAATATAGGTGTACAGTACAAGCCCCATATCCATAAGGGATGTGTTCCTCATAACAGCAAATTCTATTGAAATTCCACACAAtcacttggaggacctagaaaattcccagaGAGGTATCCTCTTTAGGAAATTGCTAGCTCTTCCAACATGATGCTGTGGTTACTTCTcacagaagcataccatagaatcattttGAGGACCTAGAGAGGATATATTTGCTCAGATGCAAGTAGGTGAAAAATACCAATCAAatgatatgggggtcatactataTTTTTAACATATGTCTAAAACTAGAATGTATTGAAATATATTAAATTAGTATGGGAAGGGTGTTTGACAAAGCTGCTGGcacatctcctcctcctttcgtacacacatacacacacacagacacctcTCTTAACAGAGACTCAAAATGGCCCCAATGCACAATGTCCTGTTCTGAAAAACTACAAAGCTGATATTAGGAGCATATGACTCCATCAGGAAGGTTTAAAGAGATACTAACCTTATAGGAGACAAAGAGGGAACTGATAACATTCTTCAAATACCTTAAGGGCTCTCACACAGGCAAGGGCTATGCATCTGCTCCAGAGGGCAACATTATAATTCATGATCTTATATAATAGAAAGccttaaaaacacaaaaagtgTTGCAGTAATATGTTGTATGAGTGTCATGAAAACCTTCATAATTTATTATGACAAGTTCCCTTATGTGATTTTTCTTCCAGGATATGGCAATCAACAGTGGGTGAACTTTTCATCCATTAAGAGCAATTAATGGAAAGACGGTCTTAGGAATACCAGGCACATTCATACTCCAAAATATTTACACAATCTCTGATAACCCTGGAGAACAGCAATGGCCAACTGTGGTCCTCAAGACACTATGATCAGCATAGCCACTAGTCAGCCATGACATAGTCAGCACCCCAAAGCTGATGGGAATCAACAATAGCTGGAGGTACACAAGTCCTCTACTCCACATTTAAGATCCTACATACTAAAATGGATAGAAAAGCTATTTTTGATATATGCCTACTGCTTTCACATGTCTTTCCAATAAATACTTCCAGTGGAAAAGAAGAGAGGGCAAACTAGATCTGGTTTTAATATTGATGTAATTATCTACTAAATTCAGTTCTTGACAGAACCCATGAGTAACTTTAGCAATTTCTTCCTGCAGAAAGATGGTGTTTGAaaagtatatataaatatttcctgcacagaaaatgttgctttctgtGCAATAACCCCTCACACAATTTTTGCATGAAACTGTCCAGGATTTTCCTCATCAGGGCTTTCTGATTCATGAGAAACTTTTCAGAAAGAATATTCTGCCTATACCTAGTCTGTGAAGTAAGTCCATGTGATGTATCCCATTCCATTAGCCATTGATATAAGAGACAAGACCCCATGAGactgttttaaaaaggaagtatGATTCAGCAAATCGAGAAGCAGGGCTTTCCTAGATTTAGATTTCACTTTTAACAATTCACTTCAAAAAACCTGTTTTGTGACTGGCAGTATACTCTTTTTGTCAAATTTTCCTTTATCATTTTGTTCCCCCTGCAATGAATAAGCCCCAGGTTGGTGACCAATTTTCTCCCCTCTTATGCAGCAATACAACCCCCAGTCTTATATTTCTCTATGCATTACATGTTGTTAAAGATTTCCTGTCAGATTTTTGTGAGGGCTGCCCTGAGGCAATATCTCCTCAGCATCTTAGACTTGATCAAAGAGTTTTGTTGGCTCTGATATTCTAGCAAGATGTCTCTGTGGGAATTGAGAAGGACAGATGATGACTCATCTGCATTCCTCAGCAGATCTAATGGAAAAGGCAATGTGTCTCTTTGTAAGAAAAATGAAAGTCAAATTGCAGCTGAGGACAGACAGAAGTTGAAAAGAAGCAAGATGAGTTTAGGGTTCCATAAACACATTGGATGAAATCCTAGAGGGTGATTACAGATGTGCAGATGTGTGATGGTTATGCATTTATGACTGCTTCATATTTAGGTTTCCTAAATATCCCTTTGTTTAGGGGATACATAGGGTGCACCTACAgttttgaattaatgcagtttgacaccactttaactgccatagctcaatgctatagaatcaggggagctgtagtttttcaaggtctttaacctttgcTGCCCAAGAGTCCTGATGTctcacttaggacttcatcacactagggcaagggttctcaaacctttccagccatggagcccttttttgaagcaaacgtttcCCATGCAGAcccaaaaatgtttttatattatattatattatattatattatattataatatattatattatctatatatataaaagagtgatggcatcacggcaattcacaaaacaacaaaagtacaggccccccaacctcaaaatttgacaacacaacccatcatccacgcctcaaggttgatacaacaaaaagaaaagaaaaataaagtcctaattagagggagagcaataattttttttatccaattgctgccagtttagagggctaatctctgcccacttggttgcctagcaaccaagggacagccaggtttcagttaagggacaggcagatttaggcctcacttagacttcttccacagattatctaatttgcactggattatgttgactccacactgccatataatccacttccgtgtgcattttatacagctgtgaagaaggggcctcatataatccagttctaagcagataatttaagattatcaatatacagtagagtctcacttatccaacataaacaggccggcaggataagtgaatatgttggataataagaagggattcaggaaaagccaattaaacatcaaattaggtaatcgttatacaaattaagcaccaaaacatcatattatacaacaaatttgacagaaaaagtagttccatgcgcagtaatgctatgtagtatttacagtagagtctcgcttatccaacgttctggattatccaacgcatttttgtagtcaatgctttcaatatatcgtgatatttttgtgctaaattcataaatacagtaattactatatagcattactgtgtactgaactactttttctgacaaatttgttgtctaacatgatgttttggtgcttaatttgtaaaatcataacttaatttgatgtttaatagggttatccttaattcctcattatccaacatattcg is a window from the Anolis carolinensis isolate JA03-04 chromosome 3, rAnoCar3.1.pri, whole genome shotgun sequence genome containing:
- the aadac gene encoding arylacetamide deacetylase; the encoded protein is MGKKSLCLLIASVLIAYYVYNPLPENNEEGWKLMLIDAGFRTLGHMAGIAEKLGLAHYMETMMMLTYLEYAAPVSDEKVTVTDTKMNDVPVRLYVPKEKPDSLKRAVIFIHGGGWCLGGTAMSSYDLLSRWTSERLNAVVISIEYRLAPKYHFPVQFEDVYAVTKYFLQRSVLEEHKVDPERVCISGDSAGGNLAAAVTQQLLDDPDVKVKLKIQVLIYPALQTIDMNLPSYQDNKNMPILPKSLMLRFWSEYFTTDLSLMEAIETNQYVPPEFSHLFKFVNWSEWLPERFKRDHVYTSPVPGKSKFGQKYPGFFDPRAAPLLVDDVKLRGLPLTYVITCQHDVLRDDGLMYVSRLRKVGVPVIHEHLEGAIHGMLLMNSGPLFLNGGQIAVNNYIEWLNKNL